A single region of the Aedes albopictus strain Foshan unplaced genomic scaffold, AalbF5 HiC_scaffold_392, whole genome shotgun sequence genome encodes:
- the LOC109399953 gene encoding putative odorant receptor 83c, with the protein MSFLKKLQRFRIFQHSFKEPAEFYAHQIKFPNKVSKISGLDVFSEDFQILNPRVTFSVSLLMFYFYINIVSAYEMRDNTEDLINSLTTIGIAIQSVTKIVTFGVFRKDLVWLHQYTKTLYREECNPRTRDLLMNDVFLLSVILKTMIVGYAFTSISLDFAPVLVLTYTGLKLLPFGFYIPFLDQFSWTGYMINYFVQILLTVFVTSQDMGPDCIYMIISMNSFTQINLIVDSLKELSRHIDEGDSDMDDQIISIIQRHQEHLTYLRTVETVFCMMYLLSFISLSSVLILSLFAVVTLSWYQGIVFILFVSYQLFFGCFLGTILEIKNEELQRAIYNISWYKLSLSNQKLLRFLLQSAQEPVKLTLVFARLNMPTYLQVYKTIYSIFTMLLTVREE; encoded by the exons ATgagtttcctgaagaaacttcaacGATTTAGGATTTTTCAACATTCCTTCAAGGAACCCGCCGAATTTTACGCCCACCAAATAAAATTCCCCAACAAAGTATCGAAAATTTCCGGTCTGGATGTGTTCAGTGAAGATTTCCAGATACTAAATCCCAGAGTAACGTTCAGTGTCTCGCTTTTGATGTTCTACTTCTACATCAACATAGTATCGGCCTACGAAATGCGAGACAATACCGAAGATCTGATCAACAGTTTAACCACAATTGGAATCGCAATTCAGTCCGTGACGAAAATAGTCACgtttggagttttccggaaagatCTTGTTTGGCTGCACCAATATACGAAGACGCTCTACCGAGAGGAATGCAATCCGCGAACGAGAGATCTGCTAATGAACGATGTTTTCTTGCTGAGTGTGATTTTGAAAACGATGATTGTGGGATACGCCTTTACAAGCATTTCGCTAGATTTTGCCCCTGTGCTAGTTTTGACATATACGGGCCTAAAACTGTTACCATTTGGGTTCTACATTCCATTCCTCGATCAGTTTTCGTGGACAGGATATATGATCAATTATTTTGTTCAGATACTTTTGACGGTGTTCGTAACGTCCCAGGATATGGGCCCTGATTGTATCTACATGATCATATCGATGAATTCGTTCACGCAGATAAATCTGATTGTCGATTCGCTGAAGGAATTAAGTCGGCACATTGACGAGGGAGATTCCGACATGGATGACCAAATCATAAGCATCATCCAACGACATCAGGAACATCTGac ATACCTACGCACAGTTGAAACGGTTTTCTGTATGATGTACTTACTCAGCTTCATAAGTTTGTCGTCTGTTTTGATTCTATCGCTGTTTGCCGTAGTCACG CTTTCTTGGTACCAAGGAATTGTGTTTATTCTGTTTGTCAGCTATCAGTTATTTTTTGGATGCTTTCTAGGAACGATTCTGGAAATCAAG AATGAAGAATTGCAGCGTGCAATTTACAACATCTCATGGTATAAACTGTCATTGAGCAATCAAAAATTACTTCGTTTTCTTCTACAATCAGCTCAAGAACCAGTTAAATTGACGCTCGTTTTTGCTCGATTGAACATGCCCACGTACTTGCAAGTGTACAAAACTATCTACAGTATTTTCACTATGCTTTTGACCGTTCGCGAGGAATAA